The following coding sequences are from one Acidobacteriota bacterium window:
- a CDS encoding cold-shock protein gives MSKITGTVKWFNNTKGYGFISQPTGADVFVHYSSIQEKGYRTLREGEQVEFDVKLGPRGPQAEHVVRLEPQPEQPAV, from the coding sequence ATGAGTAAGATTACGGGTACGGTCAAGTGGTTTAACAACACCAAGGGATATGGTTTCATCTCCCAGCCTACCGGAGCGGATGTGTTCGTGCATTACAGCTCCATCCAGGAAAAGGGTTACCGCACTCTCCGCGAAGGGGAGCAGGTGGAGTTCGACGTCAAGCTGGGTCCCCGTGGTCCGCAGGCGGAGCACGTCGTGAGGCTCGAACCGCAGCCGGAGCAGCCTGCGGTCTAG
- the purH gene encoding bifunctional phosphoribosylaminoimidazolecarboxamide formyltransferase/IMP cyclohydrolase has protein sequence MIRIQRALISVSDKSGLAELSGRLREMGVELLSTGGTAAFLRERGVPVIDVSDYTGFPEIMDGRVKTLHPRIHGGLLALRDNPSHRSQMQRQGILPIDMVVVNLYPFRETAAREGIAYPEVIEQIDIGGPSMIRSAAKNHAGVAVVTDPADYAWVLAEMELHEGALGAGTRFRLAQKAFAATASYDSAIAAWFAERAWSGEGAEKPEDALPALEVLALGKVRDLRYGENPHQRAALYRRAGEPEAGVAGAEVLHGKELSYNNLLDSDAAWNLALEFDRPAAAVIKHTNPCGVAQADTLAEAYALARDSDPVSAFGSVVALNRPVDRDTAEEINRTFVEVVLAPDFAPDALDILRQKKNLRLLRVSGAAPVAPQHRQISGGFLLQDRDTYFLGPDELKTVTRRAPSREELEALLFGWRVVKHVKSNAIVFSGADRMLGIGAGQTSRVDAVKWGAMKAHLPLEGCAMASDAFFPFPDGLLAAAEYGVRAVIQPGGSVRDAEVIEAADSRGIAMVFTGIRHFKH, from the coding sequence TTGATCCGCATACAACGTGCTTTGATAAGTGTTTCCGACAAGAGCGGTCTGGCCGAACTTTCGGGGCGCCTTCGGGAAATGGGGGTCGAACTGCTCTCGACCGGGGGCACCGCCGCCTTTCTCCGGGAGCGGGGGGTCCCCGTCATCGACGTGTCCGACTATACCGGCTTCCCCGAAATCATGGACGGCCGGGTCAAGACACTGCACCCCAGGATTCACGGCGGCCTGCTGGCGCTGCGGGACAATCCGTCGCACCGTTCCCAGATGCAGCGGCAGGGGATCCTGCCGATCGACATGGTCGTCGTCAACCTCTATCCCTTCCGGGAGACCGCGGCGCGGGAAGGAATCGCCTATCCCGAGGTCATCGAGCAGATCGATATCGGCGGGCCCAGCATGATCCGCTCGGCGGCCAAAAACCACGCGGGCGTGGCCGTCGTCACCGACCCCGCCGACTATGCCTGGGTCCTCGCCGAAATGGAACTCCATGAGGGCGCCCTCGGCGCCGGCACCCGTTTCCGGCTGGCGCAGAAGGCGTTCGCGGCCACCGCTTCCTATGACAGCGCCATCGCCGCGTGGTTCGCGGAAAGGGCGTGGTCGGGAGAGGGGGCCGAAAAACCGGAGGACGCCCTTCCCGCCTTGGAGGTGCTGGCCCTCGGCAAGGTCCGCGACCTGCGATACGGCGAAAACCCGCACCAGCGCGCGGCGCTCTACCGCCGGGCGGGGGAGCCGGAGGCGGGCGTGGCCGGGGCCGAAGTGCTGCACGGAAAAGAGCTCAGCTACAACAACCTGCTCGATTCGGACGCCGCCTGGAACCTGGCGCTGGAGTTCGACCGCCCCGCGGCCGCGGTCATCAAGCACACCAACCCCTGCGGCGTGGCCCAGGCCGACACGCTCGCGGAGGCGTACGCCCTGGCACGCGACAGCGATCCGGTCTCGGCCTTCGGCTCGGTGGTGGCGCTCAACCGCCCGGTGGATCGGGACACGGCGGAGGAAATCAACCGGACTTTCGTGGAGGTCGTGCTGGCCCCCGATTTCGCACCCGATGCGCTCGACATCCTGAGGCAGAAGAAAAACCTCCGGCTGCTGCGGGTGAGCGGCGCCGCCCCGGTCGCGCCGCAGCACCGCCAGATCAGCGGCGGCTTCCTCCTCCAGGACAGGGACACCTATTTCCTCGGCCCCGATGAACTCAAGACGGTCACCAGGCGCGCCCCCTCGCGCGAGGAACTGGAGGCGCTGCTGTTCGGCTGGCGCGTTGTCAAGCATGTCAAGAGCAACGCCATCGTCTTCTCCGGCGCCGATCGGATGCTCGGAATCGGCGCCGGGCAGACCAGCCGCGTGGACGCGGTGAAGTGGGGGGCGATGAAGGCCCATCTCCCGCTCGAGGGCTGCGCCATGGCCTCGGACGCCTTCTTCCCCTTCCCCGACGGGCTGCTGGCCGCCGCCGAGTACGGCGTCAGGGCCGTCATCCAGCCGGGCGGGTCGGTGCGCGACGCGGAGGTCATCGAAGCCGCCGACAGCAGGGGAATCGCCATGGTCTTCACCGGGATCCGGCATTTCAAACACTGA
- a CDS encoding DUF2914 domain-containing protein, which translates to MPPDPFPPNARPRLSEAARALALWYRRHERYSGIALFGAGFLWDSLTLTRIDNLLDNALLLSYLAAAGILIVLILRSRAGIPLPGPAAKLRPCFPWVLQFLFGGLFSSYVIFYFKSASFTRTQIFFLILVALWIGNEFLHDRLEDGRLLAVLYTFCLLSFFAFFLPVVLAAVNGAIFALAGVLSLGVSLAVFSLALGRAGVPRRLALRPVLPWIGLTLLAVNLLYLASLIPPVPLALKSAGIYHHVARAPGGYEVKHVPGPPWRFWKKWDDPFYLAPGESAYCYTAIFAPPKFRVPISHVWSRAAEGGGWVQTDRIRFEIRGGRERGFRGYTRKQGITPGRWRVEVETESGQTLGRIDFTVEASPPSRPPLQVGLIP; encoded by the coding sequence ATGCCTCCCGATCCCTTCCCCCCGAACGCGCGACCCCGGCTGTCAGAGGCGGCAAGGGCGCTTGCGCTCTGGTACCGCCGCCACGAGAGATATTCGGGCATCGCCCTGTTCGGCGCCGGATTCCTCTGGGATTCCCTGACGCTGACCCGTATCGACAACCTTCTGGACAACGCGCTCCTGCTCTCCTACCTGGCGGCCGCGGGGATCCTGATAGTCCTCATCCTCAGGAGCCGGGCGGGGATCCCCCTCCCCGGGCCGGCGGCAAAACTGCGCCCCTGCTTCCCCTGGGTCCTGCAGTTCCTGTTCGGCGGCCTGTTTTCGAGCTACGTCATCTTTTATTTCAAGAGCGCCTCCTTCACCAGGACCCAGATCTTCTTCCTGATCCTCGTCGCCCTCTGGATCGGCAACGAGTTCCTGCACGACCGGCTCGAGGACGGCCGCCTGCTCGCCGTTCTCTACACCTTCTGCCTCCTTTCCTTCTTCGCCTTCTTCCTGCCGGTGGTCCTGGCGGCCGTCAACGGCGCCATCTTCGCGCTGGCCGGGGTCCTCAGCCTGGGGGTGAGCCTTGCGGTCTTCTCCCTGGCGCTCGGGAGGGCGGGGGTGCCGCGGCGCCTCGCGCTGCGGCCCGTCCTCCCGTGGATCGGGCTCACGCTCCTCGCGGTGAACCTCCTCTACCTCGCCAGCCTCATCCCCCCGGTCCCGCTGGCGCTGAAATCGGCGGGGATCTACCACCACGTGGCGCGCGCCCCGGGCGGTTACGAGGTGAAGCACGTACCCGGTCCGCCGTGGCGGTTCTGGAAGAAATGGGACGACCCCTTTTACCTGGCGCCGGGAGAAAGCGCCTACTGCTATACCGCCATATTCGCGCCCCCGAAGTTCCGCGTCCCCATAAGCCATGTCTGGAGCCGCGCCGCCGAGGGCGGGGGATGGGTGCAGACGGACCGCATCCGGTTCGAGATCCGGGGAGGGCGGGAACGGGGTTTCCGGGGCTATACGCGCAAACAGGGGATCACACCGGGACGATGGAGGGTGGAGGTCGAGACCGAATCGGGCCAGACGCTCGGAAGGATCGATTTTACCGTCGAGGCCAGCCCCCCTTCCCGCCCCCCCCTCCAGGTCGGCCTGATCCCCTGA
- a CDS encoding class I SAM-dependent RNA methyltransferase has product MDGEEMPSTFTLRIERLVYGGDGLGRHEGKVVFVPFSAPGDTLLVRPVEEKKNFVRASAVRVLDPGPGRTDPACPHFGACGGCHWQHLEYAQQVEAKRGILEELLHHKFPETSGLPVSMKPSPRPFGYRSRARMRFARIGADAAVGFFRGGSHTVLDIDHCPLFRPSLNEALKALRVRLGSPGAGREAGEIDIACSEQEGSWAAGPGGTLRRQVGGFTFRLTPDVFFQANDFLVEDLAGAVAAAARNCDPAAALDLFAGVGLLSLPLARTFRKGVAVEGSPSACRLLRSNVAEAGFGHLQTVCADVAEWMQGTEQRDFGLVVLDPPRSGAGERVMEQLRRWRPARIVYVSCDPQTLCRDLARLVPDPYRIESVEGLDLFPQSYHFETVVRLARV; this is encoded by the coding sequence ATGGACGGGGAAGAGATGCCGAGCACGTTCACGCTCCGGATCGAACGGCTGGTCTACGGCGGTGACGGCCTGGGCCGGCACGAGGGGAAGGTGGTCTTCGTCCCCTTCTCGGCCCCGGGGGACACCCTGCTGGTGCGGCCGGTCGAGGAGAAGAAAAACTTTGTCCGCGCCTCCGCCGTGCGGGTCCTGGATCCCGGGCCGGGGCGGACGGACCCCGCCTGTCCCCATTTCGGCGCCTGCGGGGGATGTCACTGGCAGCATCTCGAATATGCCCAGCAGGTGGAAGCCAAACGGGGGATCCTCGAGGAGCTGCTGCACCATAAATTTCCAGAAACCTCCGGACTGCCTGTCTCCATGAAGCCCTCCCCCCGGCCGTTCGGATACCGATCCCGGGCCAGGATGCGGTTCGCCAGGATCGGGGCCGATGCCGCCGTCGGTTTCTTCCGGGGCGGTTCGCACACCGTCCTGGATATCGATCACTGCCCCCTCTTCCGGCCTTCGCTGAACGAGGCCCTCAAAGCGCTGCGGGTGCGCCTCGGGAGCCCCGGAGCCGGACGGGAGGCCGGGGAGATCGACATCGCCTGCTCGGAACAGGAGGGCTCCTGGGCCGCCGGTCCGGGGGGGACGCTGCGGCGCCAGGTCGGCGGATTCACCTTCCGGCTGACGCCCGACGTCTTCTTCCAGGCCAACGATTTCCTGGTGGAGGACCTGGCCGGGGCGGTGGCCGCCGCCGCGCGGAATTGCGACCCGGCCGCGGCGCTCGATCTTTTCGCCGGGGTCGGCCTCCTGTCGCTCCCCCTGGCGCGCACCTTCCGAAAAGGGGTCGCCGTCGAGGGTTCTCCGTCCGCCTGCCGGCTGCTGCGGTCCAACGTCGCCGAGGCCGGCTTCGGTCATCTCCAGACGGTGTGCGCCGATGTCGCCGAATGGATGCAGGGGACGGAGCAGCGCGATTTCGGCCTGGTCGTCCTCGACCCTCCGCGCTCCGGCGCCGGGGAACGGGTCATGGAGCAGCTCCGCCGGTGGCGCCCCGCCAGAATCGTGTACGTCTCCTGCGATCCCCAGACCCTCTGCCGCGACCTGGCCCGCCTCGTCCCCGATCCCTACCGGATCGAATCGGTGGAGGGGCTCGACCTGTTTCCCCAGAGCTATCACTTCGAAACCGTCGTCCGCCTCGCGAGGGTGTAG
- a CDS encoding ComEC/Rec2 family competence protein — protein sequence MALSFSLGILLAGAFRDHAFGGILAAGLMLAAASGLALHRGLQGRALALGLAAVAAAGFLAAAAHRDGVPRAHLRHALARGDFPLDEPSAFDACVVDDGRIRGGESVHTLRLLARRRGAGWIPCRGMGILRVTHPGARGESGRTPLLARGDRVRGWGVWRRPRNFENPGSEDRVARLARRGVWIVGRTKSPRLLEIEPGGCSGPVTDLAGRARTRVRKAFRPLADRGKGVEAAILASLTIGDYTELTAPVSEAFRNSGTLHVLVVSGLHVAWIAGVLLCLARRARLPERLRYLTAGTAILAYTVIVGFQASITRCFWVFALYLLGRMLLRHADSVNLLFAAALILLAANPDWLFEIGFQLSFLSVLAIVMTASPLIEECWHPVCAPARHTGEAERLFLRPGRWHRLGRRLRFGLELTAEAMADRVSPAAARAFQWVCRHAAGAVAAAGSLVLLSLAVELWIGLLLAHNYNRISWIGPLANVVMVPLSSLTLAAGLGAALAPGGPGAALVPIAGKCAALLLACARGAAAVPGAWQRCPTPPAAWVWGGIGLLFLWYFLGWRRRWVPAALMAALLLVPATAPTPLVQSTLDRFRPRPALAGRGDGGDSGPVLGFTFLDVGEGDAIVIRFPDGGLWLLDAGGLVLPPAEEESGEGFDIGEAVVSRYLWHRWILRPERVLLSHADLDHAGGVPAVLSNFAVRAFGCAPARGDARILARILAAADRKGIPVTRVGRGAVLDRGAVRIRVLHPVREGAPTAANDRSLVIRFAYGRFSALLTGDLEKHGEKELLARGFPLESLLLKVAHHGSRSATSDTFLESSSPRWAVISAGSRNPFGHPSPEVLKRLERHRARVLVTAELGAVTFETDGVRYAISSHVRGVLERGTL from the coding sequence GTGGCCCTTTCCTTCTCCCTCGGGATTCTCCTGGCCGGGGCCTTCCGGGACCACGCCTTCGGCGGGATCCTCGCGGCGGGCCTCATGCTGGCCGCCGCCTCGGGCCTGGCCCTCCACCGCGGCCTGCAGGGCCGGGCCCTGGCGCTCGGGTTGGCGGCCGTGGCGGCGGCGGGATTCCTGGCGGCCGCGGCGCATCGCGATGGGGTCCCGCGCGCCCACCTCCGGCACGCCCTCGCCCGGGGGGACTTTCCCCTGGACGAACCCTCCGCCTTCGACGCCTGCGTCGTCGACGACGGACGGATCCGGGGCGGGGAAAGCGTGCACACGCTCCGCCTGCTCGCCCGGCGCCGGGGAGCGGGATGGATCCCGTGCCGGGGGATGGGAATTCTGCGCGTCACCCATCCCGGGGCGCGGGGTGAGAGCGGGAGGACGCCCCTGCTCGCACGGGGGGACCGGGTCAGGGGGTGGGGCGTCTGGCGGCGGCCCCGCAATTTCGAAAACCCGGGGTCGGAGGACCGGGTCGCCCGGCTGGCCCGGCGCGGAGTCTGGATCGTCGGCAGAACCAAATCACCCCGGCTGCTGGAAATCGAGCCGGGGGGGTGCTCCGGCCCGGTGACCGATCTCGCCGGGCGTGCGCGCACGCGCGTGCGGAAGGCCTTCCGGCCCCTCGCCGACCGGGGGAAGGGGGTGGAAGCCGCGATCCTGGCCAGCCTGACGATAGGAGACTACACGGAGCTGACCGCTCCTGTCAGCGAGGCCTTCAGAAACTCGGGAACGCTTCACGTCCTGGTGGTGTCCGGCCTTCATGTCGCCTGGATCGCGGGGGTTCTCCTCTGCCTGGCCCGGCGCGCCCGGCTCCCGGAACGCCTCCGCTACCTGACGGCGGGCACGGCCATCCTGGCCTATACGGTGATCGTCGGCTTCCAGGCGAGCATCACCCGCTGTTTCTGGGTGTTTGCGCTCTACCTGCTCGGGCGCATGCTCCTGCGGCACGCCGATTCGGTCAACCTCCTTTTCGCCGCGGCCCTCATCCTGCTGGCGGCCAACCCGGACTGGCTGTTCGAAATCGGTTTCCAGCTCTCTTTCCTTTCGGTCCTGGCCATCGTGATGACCGCGTCCCCCCTCATCGAAGAGTGCTGGCACCCCGTCTGCGCGCCCGCGCGGCACACGGGCGAAGCGGAGCGCCTCTTCCTCCGGCCGGGCCGGTGGCACCGCCTCGGGCGGCGCCTGCGTTTCGGGCTCGAACTGACCGCCGAGGCCATGGCCGACCGGGTTTCCCCCGCCGCCGCGCGGGCGTTTCAATGGGTCTGCCGCCATGCGGCCGGCGCCGTGGCGGCGGCGGGGAGCCTGGTTCTCCTATCGCTGGCGGTCGAACTGTGGATCGGACTCCTGCTGGCCCACAACTACAACCGCATCAGCTGGATCGGGCCACTGGCCAACGTGGTCATGGTTCCGCTCTCCTCCCTGACCCTTGCCGCCGGCCTCGGGGCCGCCCTGGCCCCCGGAGGGCCCGGGGCGGCCCTCGTGCCGATCGCCGGAAAATGCGCCGCCCTCCTCCTCGCCTGCGCCCGCGGCGCGGCCGCGGTCCCCGGCGCCTGGCAGCGATGCCCGACCCCGCCGGCCGCCTGGGTGTGGGGGGGGATCGGCCTCCTTTTCCTCTGGTACTTCCTCGGGTGGCGCAGGCGCTGGGTCCCGGCGGCCCTCATGGCCGCCCTTCTCCTGGTCCCGGCCACGGCCCCGACCCCCCTCGTGCAGTCCACCCTCGACCGGTTCCGGCCCCGGCCCGCGCTGGCCGGACGGGGGGACGGGGGGGACTCCGGCCCGGTCCTGGGCTTCACCTTCCTGGATGTCGGCGAAGGGGATGCGATCGTCATCCGTTTTCCCGACGGCGGCCTGTGGCTCCTGGACGCGGGGGGCCTCGTCCTCCCCCCGGCGGAGGAGGAGAGCGGGGAGGGGTTCGACATCGGCGAAGCGGTCGTAAGCCGCTACCTCTGGCACCGGTGGATCCTCCGGCCGGAGAGGGTTCTCCTGTCGCACGCGGATTTGGATCACGCCGGAGGGGTCCCCGCGGTCCTGTCGAACTTCGCCGTCCGCGCATTCGGCTGCGCTCCCGCGCGGGGGGATGCGCGCATCCTGGCCAGGATCCTCGCGGCCGCGGATCGAAAAGGGATCCCCGTGACCCGGGTGGGCCGGGGGGCCGTGCTCGACCGGGGCGCGGTCCGCATCCGGGTCCTCCACCCGGTCCGGGAGGGCGCGCCGACGGCGGCCAACGACCGCTCGCTCGTGATCCGCTTCGCCTACGGCCGCTTTTCGGCCCTGCTGACGGGCGACCTCGAAAAACACGGGGAGAAGGAGCTCCTGGCGCGCGGCTTCCCCCTCGAGAGCCTTCTTCTGAAGGTCGCGCACCACGGCAGCCGGTCGGCCACCTCGGATACGTTTCTGGAAAGCTCCTCGCCGCGCTGGGCCGTCATCTCCGCGGGGAGCCGCAACCCGTTCGGCCATCCCTCCCCGGAGGTGCTGAAGCGCCTCGAACGGCACCGCGCCCGGGTCCTCGTCACGGCGGAGCTGGGGGCCGTCACCTTCGAGACCGACGGCGTCCGCTACGCGATCTCGAGCCACGTCCGGGGCGTTCTGGAACGGGGCACGCTGTGA
- a CDS encoding dihydroorotate dehydrogenase-like protein, with protein sequence MDLSARYLGLNLRTPLVPSASPLSEDVDSIKRLEDAGAAAVVLHSVFEEQVRGEQEAVEYHRMYGTDSFPEALSFFPEPAQFATGPEEYLDKIRKAKESVKIPIIGSLNGAALGGWVDFARQIEQAGADALELNVYSVPTEMDRNGAEVEQSCIDILKGVKSVVHLPVAIKLHPFFSNMAHMAKRLDREGADALVLFNRFYQPDIDLENLEVRPRINLSTPQDMRLPLRWVAILYSRVKADLAATSGIHSAQDVLKMLMAGADVTMLCSVLLTRGVDALRQIETDMSNWMAEHDYQSVRQLQGSMSQKYCSDPAAFERAQYMKTLMSYRRE encoded by the coding sequence ATGGATCTGAGTGCCCGATACCTGGGATTGAATTTGAGAACGCCCCTGGTCCCCTCCGCCTCCCCCCTTTCGGAGGACGTGGACTCCATCAAGCGCCTGGAGGACGCCGGCGCCGCGGCCGTGGTGCTGCATTCGGTTTTCGAAGAGCAGGTGAGGGGCGAGCAGGAGGCGGTCGAGTACCATAGGATGTACGGTACGGACAGCTTTCCCGAGGCCCTTTCCTTTTTCCCCGAGCCCGCCCAGTTCGCCACCGGTCCCGAGGAGTACCTCGACAAGATCCGCAAGGCGAAGGAGTCGGTGAAGATCCCCATCATCGGCAGCCTGAACGGCGCGGCCCTGGGCGGGTGGGTCGATTTCGCGCGGCAGATCGAACAGGCGGGGGCCGATGCGCTCGAGCTGAACGTCTACTCCGTGCCCACGGAAATGGACCGCAACGGCGCCGAGGTGGAGCAATCGTGCATCGACATCCTCAAGGGGGTGAAATCGGTGGTCCATCTGCCGGTGGCCATCAAGCTGCACCCCTTTTTCAGCAACATGGCCCACATGGCCAAGCGGCTGGACCGGGAGGGGGCGGACGCCCTGGTCCTCTTCAACCGCTTTTACCAGCCCGACATCGACCTGGAAAACCTCGAGGTGCGGCCGCGCATCAACCTCAGCACCCCGCAGGACATGCGCCTGCCGCTGCGGTGGGTGGCCATACTCTACAGCCGGGTGAAAGCCGATCTGGCGGCCACCAGCGGGATCCACTCGGCCCAGGACGTCCTCAAGATGCTGATGGCGGGGGCCGATGTCACCATGCTCTGTTCGGTGCTGTTGACCCGGGGGGTGGACGCCCTGCGGCAGATCGAGACCGACATGAGCAACTGGATGGCGGAGCACGACTACCAGTCGGTGCGGCAGTTGCAGGGGTCGATGAGCCAGAAGTACTGTTCCGACCCGGCCGCCTTCGAGCGCGCCCAGTACATGAAGACCCTCATGTCCTACCGGCGGGAGTGA
- a CDS encoding bifunctional acetate--CoA ligase family protein/GNAT family N-acetyltransferase, with product MLHRHEQPLGAFFSPRTVAVLGATESADSIGRAVLWNLVTNPFGGTVFPVNPEHASVLGIKAYPALSAVPEKVDLAVVATPAESVPDLVAECVEAGVKAAVILSAGFKETGPAGLKIEETILANARRGTLRIIGPNCLGVMSPLTGLNATYAGGMARAGNVAFLSQSSALCTAVLDWSLREMVGFSSFISVGSMLDVGWGDLIDYLGEDQRTRSILIYMESIGDARAFLSAAREVALTKPIILIKGGRTEPSVRAAASHTGSLAGADDVLDAVFRRGGVLRVNNISDLFYMAEVLAKQPKPRGPRLAIVTNAGGLGVMATDALISGGGELASLGAESVEELDRLLPEYWSHINPVDILGDASPERYQSAVEIAAKDPGSDGVLVILAPQAGTDSTRTAEQLRPLARLGDKPILASWMGGAAVAAGEAILNRNNIPTFPYPDTAVRAFNYMWRYTYNLRGLYETPMLTPSLDEVRDRTLAEERVRAAREAGRTLLNEFESKKILEAYAIPSVETRMTTAEEDAVRLAGEIGYPVVLKLASDRIAHKHQAGGVRLNLGDAAAVRRAFQGIRETVLDRYGPDHFQGVTVQPMIRSDGFDLIIGSFLDPQFGPVLMFGSGGRQLEIYRDRALALPPLNMTLARRLMEQTRVYEAMKKRPDIDLQALEQLLVLFSLLVVEQRWIREIDINPLLVGADRTLALDASIIVHEALTPPESLPRLAIRPYPTRYVFPWTMPDGTAVTIRPIRPEDEPLMVRFHETLSERSVYLRYFHNLRLAQRIAHEQLTRICFIDYGREIALVILNKGPAGEDIIAIGRLIKVPGTRDGEFAILVSDQWHHRGLGHELLKRLLEVGRAEKLERVYGEILPENRDMLRVCDKLGFRRLYCAEEGVVRAEREL from the coding sequence ATGCTCCATCGCCATGAACAGCCGCTCGGGGCTTTTTTCTCCCCTCGCACCGTCGCGGTCCTCGGCGCCACCGAAAGCGCCGACAGCATCGGCAGGGCGGTGCTGTGGAACCTGGTGACCAACCCGTTCGGCGGCACCGTCTTTCCCGTCAACCCCGAGCACGCGAGCGTCCTGGGGATCAAGGCGTACCCCGCCCTCTCCGCGGTCCCGGAAAAGGTGGACCTGGCCGTGGTGGCGACCCCGGCCGAATCGGTCCCCGACCTGGTCGCCGAATGCGTGGAGGCCGGGGTCAAGGCGGCCGTCATCCTTTCCGCCGGCTTCAAGGAGACCGGGCCCGCCGGCCTGAAAATCGAGGAGACGATCCTGGCCAACGCCCGGCGCGGGACGCTGCGCATCATCGGCCCCAACTGCCTGGGGGTCATGAGCCCGCTGACCGGGCTGAACGCCACCTACGCCGGCGGCATGGCGAGGGCGGGGAACGTGGCCTTCCTCAGCCAGAGCAGCGCCCTGTGCACCGCCGTGCTCGACTGGAGCCTGCGGGAAATGGTGGGCTTCAGTTCCTTCATTTCCGTCGGATCGATGCTCGATGTCGGGTGGGGGGATCTGATCGATTACCTCGGCGAGGACCAGCGGACCCGCAGCATCCTGATCTACATGGAATCGATCGGGGATGCGCGCGCCTTTCTCAGCGCCGCCCGGGAGGTGGCCCTTACCAAACCCATCATCCTCATCAAGGGGGGGAGGACGGAGCCGAGCGTGCGCGCCGCCGCATCGCACACCGGTTCCCTGGCCGGGGCCGATGATGTCCTGGACGCGGTCTTTCGCCGCGGGGGCGTGCTGCGGGTCAACAACATCTCCGACCTTTTTTACATGGCGGAGGTCCTGGCCAAGCAGCCCAAACCGAGGGGGCCGCGCCTGGCCATCGTCACCAACGCCGGGGGGCTGGGGGTGATGGCCACCGACGCCCTCATCAGCGGGGGGGGGGAGCTGGCCTCCCTGGGGGCGGAATCGGTGGAGGAACTCGACCGGCTTCTGCCCGAATACTGGAGCCACATCAACCCCGTCGACATCCTCGGCGACGCCTCCCCTGAGCGCTACCAGAGCGCGGTGGAAATCGCCGCCAAGGATCCCGGCAGCGACGGCGTCCTGGTCATCCTGGCGCCCCAGGCCGGCACGGATTCCACCCGGACCGCGGAGCAGCTGAGGCCGCTGGCGCGGCTGGGCGACAAGCCGATCCTGGCCAGCTGGATGGGGGGGGCGGCCGTGGCGGCGGGCGAGGCCATCCTGAACCGGAACAACATCCCCACCTTCCCCTACCCGGATACCGCCGTGCGGGCGTTCAATTACATGTGGCGCTATACCTACAACCTGCGCGGCCTGTACGAAACGCCCATGCTCACCCCCTCCCTGGACGAGGTGAGGGACCGGACGCTGGCGGAGGAGAGGGTCCGCGCGGCGCGGGAGGCGGGGCGGACGCTGCTGAATGAATTCGAATCCAAGAAGATCCTGGAGGCCTACGCCATCCCCTCCGTGGAAACGCGCATGACGACGGCGGAGGAGGATGCGGTCCGGCTGGCCGGGGAGATCGGGTACCCCGTGGTGCTCAAGCTCGCCTCCGACCGGATCGCGCACAAGCACCAGGCCGGGGGCGTGCGGCTCAATCTCGGGGATGCGGCGGCCGTGCGCCGGGCGTTCCAGGGGATCCGGGAGACGGTCCTCGACCGTTACGGCCCCGATCACTTCCAGGGGGTCACCGTACAGCCGATGATCCGCTCCGACGGGTTCGACCTCATCATCGGGAGCTTTCTCGATCCACAGTTCGGCCCGGTGCTGATGTTCGGCTCCGGGGGGAGGCAGCTGGAGATTTACCGGGACCGGGCGCTGGCCCTCCCGCCGCTCAACATGACGCTGGCGCGGCGGCTCATGGAGCAGACGAGGGTTTACGAGGCGATGAAAAAGCGGCCCGACATCGACCTGCAGGCGCTCGAGCAGCTGCTGGTCCTGTTCAGCCTGCTGGTGGTGGAACAGCGCTGGATCCGGGAAATCGATATCAACCCGCTGCTGGTCGGCGCCGACCGGACCCTGGCCCTGGACGCGAGCATCATCGTGCACGAGGCGCTGACGCCCCCGGAATCGCTCCCCCGGCTGGCGATCCGCCCCTATCCGACCCGCTATGTCTTTCCCTGGACCATGCCGGACGGCACCGCCGTCACCATTCGGCCGATCCGGCCGGAGGACGAGCCGTTGATGGTCCGGTTTCACGAGACCCTTTCGGAACGGAGCGTCTATCTCCGCTATTTTCACAACCTGCGCCTGGCTCAGCGCATCGCGCACGAACAGCTCACCCGCATCTGTTTCATCGACTACGGGCGCGAGATCGCCCTGGTCATTCTGAACAAGGGGCCCGCCGGGGAGGACATCATCGCCATCGGCCGGCTGATCAAGGTCCCCGGGACCCGGGACGGGGAATTTGCCATCCTCGTCAGCGACCAGTGGCACCACCGCGGGCTGGGCCACGAGCTGCTCAAGCGGCTGCTGGAAGTCGGGCGCGCGGAGAAACTCGAACGTGTGTACGGTGAGATCCTCCCGGAGAACCGGGACATGCTGCGGGTGTGCGACAAGCTCGGTTTCCGGCGCCTGTATTGCGCGGAAGAAGGGGTCGTCCGGGCCGAGCGGGAACTGTAG